GAAGGCCAACATCTTCTGAGCGTCCCCGTAGCGAGCGATGAATTGCTCTGGAGCTGCGATGATCCTGTCAGCCACATTGAGTGGATAGAAGGATATCTTGAACGCGATAATCCCCCAGATCGCCACCTTCGCCTTCTCTCGGCGACTGAACCATACGGGCGTATGGAAAGTAATTGTCACCCACTGCCGCAGCCGACTACGTATGCGGCGTAAAGGCTTCGGCGCCTGCAAACCAGGAGAGATCTTTCGCCAGTGACGTCCCGCCACAACAATTAGGGCGATACTGAAGACAAAGATCACGGCCCCAACGGCCTGGCGCCCCGCCTCATAAAGCTGGTTGCCCCAGAGGTTCAGCACAAACCCGACCGGCAAGAAGGCGAGCTTCCAGTGGGCGCGTACAAGACCAACAGGCCGGTACCAAATCGACATACCACCATGCTCCGGCTCAGTCACGGCGCGGCGGACTGGTTTGATGGAGATCAGAGGTTCAACGTCGTGAAGATCCGAGGGGCCAGGGCCAACCGGGCCACTTGACGCGGGCTTGGTCGAACTTCGCAAACAGAAGCCTGCTCGGGAAGCCTCTGCGGAACTGGATGCTGCCACCGCCGCGGCGTTCCGATACGACGACCGCCACGCGCATCGCCATGATGGCTACGGCGCGCCGGCGGCTGTCCTTGGCGCGAGCGAACCGTGTCGGTCGATGACCATGCTGCGCCCCCGCTTGGCGCACCGCCTGGCGCTCGTCAAGCCACCGGGGGTGGGAGCGGACGTTGAGCGAAGGGCCAGCCATGAAGCGGGCAGGGTCGAGACAGTAGGCGTAGCAGCCTTCCCGGGGCAGCCCACGGAATCGGCTGTCGTGATAGAAGGCGCGTGTCAGCTCCAGCTTGACCTAGACGCAGCGCGGGCACCATGTATGGCCTGCTCCGCTTGCGCTCACGCCCGACCCCGCGTCGATGCCGATGTCGCGAAAGCGCCCTCCGTTCCGGGCACGGAAGAGTCGTGCGCCCCCTCTGCCGCATTTCGGCCACGCCAGCAAGATCGCACACGGGCGATTCCGCATGATTCCAGCCGGAAGTTCGCCTGCCATATGCGTATGGAATGGGCACCGCGGGACGGCGCCCACGTCAAGGGCATCGCACACATGAACGACAGGGGCATTCCAGACGGCATCTCCGGCGACCGGAACAACTCTTCTCTCTGAGTGACAGCGAACGTACCGTCAGTCGGGTTTTGTGCCCGCAGGTAGGCCGCGGGATGCGCAATCAACGGGGAGGGTATACAGCCATGGATCCACTGACGTTTCCGATGCTCGTCGGCACCGCGCTCACCGAGGCGGTCAAATTCCTATTCGATCGGGCCGGGGCGGTCCTCGATCGACGCTCGGGCCGAGTTCCCCTAGAGGAACCGGAAGAGGTGGAAGGGCGAAGCGGGCTGTTTACCGTCCACCCAGCTGAACTGTCCGCCGCGCGCATCGAGCGCATCACCGAAGCCCGCGGAGCACTCCAGGTGTATCTGACGCGTCCTGCGCTGCTACAGGGAGGCGACCCCGAGCTCAGGGAGCTCTTGGGTGGGCTGCGCCTGGACTTGGAGGAGATCTATGGGCGGCAGCTGCCCTTTGGTGACGAGGAAGAGCGGCCTGCCCGCCCGGGTGTCTCCGTCACACAACGCACGGACCGCCTCGCCGGTCACCAGGTCGGCGTACGCGCGCAAGGCATTTCCCAACAGGGCCGCGTGCGCGTGGACCAGTCCGCGAAGGTCATCGAGGCGTCGGCGGAACAAGTAGGCACCGAGATCGACGGAACCATCGGCTGAGAGGCGACGCGACCGATGGCTTTCGACGACGAACCGGGCGTTGCCCAGCAGCCCGCTCCGGCTACTGGAGTGCCGCACAGCGCTACCGAAGATTCGCGCGTGCGTCCACCACTGCTTGACCGGTACACAGATCAAGAAGAAACCACCCTCGCCGAACAATACGGCAGTTCGGCTGGCTTACACGCGACGGGCTCAGTGGCCAATACCGAGCCATCAACCGACTTCCGCGCGGCCGCGGTGACGGCGCCGAGCGCACAGTCCGTCTCCGGACTCTCGCCGTATCCACCTCCCCCTGCCGCCCCACGGAGCAGCCCGGAGCCATTGGCCCAGCAAGAAGCCGAGCGGGGCAGGACGGCATCACCGTCCCCCGAGGCGATCGAGGCGGTCGGGCAAGCGGCCACGCTACAGCGTGCGTTGATCAATCTGGGCGAGATGATCGGCACGAAGTACGTGTTCGAGCAGACCTTGGACGCCGACGCGCCCATCGACTCCGAGTACTTGGCGGTGATCCGCAAGGTCTATGCCGAGCCCCACTTCGAAGGCGCGGACCGGAGCCGCAGCCCGTTCGCGCAGGCACTGGCGTCCCTCCGGCCCTCGGGGTCCGTGCTGGTCATCAATCGTCCGCCGAACAGCAGCAGGACCACGACCGCCTACGCCCTTCTCGACCAGCTCGTGGAAGAAGGTCTGATCACAGAAGTGCGACCACTCTCCTTCGGCGGTTCCCAGCACTTCCCCGCACGACGCCTACCTCACGACCACGGATGCGGCTTCCTGCTCGAACTGCCGCCGGACGAGGACGGCTTCCAGGTCGCCGACACCTTCGGTTCCGGTCTGGGCAAGCTCGGCGAGCGGCTGACCCGGCGGGACAACCGGCTCATCGTCCTCACCCGCCCGGAACAGTGGCAGCGCATCAGCCACGGCGCACCGCCAGGCGTAGCCCCGGACCTGGGCAAGATCCGCCCGCACGACATCGCCACCCGCTGGCTGCTCGCGCAGGAGCCGTCGTTCCCCGTCAGTACCTGGCTCCGCAACACCGGTATACGCCGACTCATCGACGGCATGACGCCCACGGACATCCTGAACGTCACTTCTCTCATGCTCGATGAGCACCGAAAGGCCGAGCGTCACGCTGCCGACGTCCCCTTGGACTTAGCCCGGGAGTCGACACAGCTGACTTCCGCCGAGCGGCCCCTCTCCCTCGACGCACAGATCGCCAACGTCGTGGCCGTCCTGAGCAACTGGGAGGACGCGCTCTACGAGTGGCACGAACCGGAGGACCACTTCCGGACCAGCTTCGAACGGAACTTCCTCCTGGCCGCGGCCGTCCTGCGCGGCGACCCAGTGGGGCATGTGTACGCCAAGGCCGCGGAGTTGACCGACACGCTAGACAAGAAGAAGGACTCCGTTCCCATCCACGGGCAGCAAGCCCCGGGCGTGATCGCCATGACCAAGGCGATCAAGGCGCGGCGCGAGGAGGACGGCACCCTTCGCTTCGACCGCCCGCACTGGGACGACGCCGCGATCGAGTACTTCTGGAACGACCGCCCTCTGTCTCGTACGTCCTTCTTGAAGTGGCTCGCGCAGGTACCCATCGACGACACGGGGACGAACAAGGAAGCCCTGGAAACCATCACCAAGGACGCCCGCCGTGCCCTGGCGGGCCGCATCGGTGAGTTCGCGCTGCGCTGGGCCGTGCGTCATCGCAGGCAGGAACCATTGGAGGAGATCGTCAAGGCGTGGTACTCCCACGGCACGGACAGAGAACTGTGGCCTCTGGCCGTGGAGTTGTTCGACAACGCGGCGATCCACGCCGCGAGCGCGCCATACGTCCACACGCTGTTGCTGTCCTGGGCCAAACGCAAAGAGCCCTCCCTCCAGCAGGCGGTCGTCGAGGTCTGCACCGGGCAGTTCGGACGTCGGCACACCGGAAAGGCGCTACGCCGCCTGAAGCGTGTGGCGAACATCGGACTTGAGGAGGTTGTGGGCAGCCTGCGCGAGGCGATCCAGGTGCTATGGGCGGACACGTCCGTCCGGAAGACCCTCTTCGGGTACGTCGTCGACTGGTGCGGCGACGAGAAGATCATGGACACCGTGGGCCAGCGCACGTTCGCGGCTCTCGCCGCGTCTCCCGCGTCCAAGGCCGACCGAGTGCCGCTAGTTCTGCACAACGACACGACACCGGACAGCGACGAGGACGAGGAATTCCGCCCGCCCGTCGCCGGCCTGGTCACCGGATGGCGCACCCTCCTGCGTCAAGCGACTGGACCGGCAGGAGATCGCGAACTCGACCACGCCATCTACCTGTGGCTCGACGCGGCCCTCAAACAGCCGCCGCTGCGATCACTCATCCTCGACACCCTCCGCCGGGCCGTGGACGTTCGCGGTCCTGAAGGCCCGATCCTGCGCGAAGCCCTCCGCACCTGCTCCCAGGTCTGGGTCCAGAGTGAGAACCGCCCATACTCACCCGACCGGTCGCACCTGAAACAGGAGCTCTCCTCCCTCCTCGACGCCGACCTCGCCAAGGTCCAGAAGCGCCTACTGACGGAAGCCTCCGAAGCTGACGAGACGGAGGAGTCCGAAGCCGCATGAAGCGCCGCCCCGTCCCCGATGACGCCTCCGAGCTGGGTGCCACCACATGGGTCTCCGCCTTCTCCGACCGGCCACGCAGCACGGACCCGACGCTCTGCTTCTGCGTGGACGTCCGGGCAGCATGGCGGCGCCGTGACGACACCGACGTTCCTGCGGATCCGCGAGCTGCCGGGAGACTCGTCAGGGTAGTGATCGACAAGGCGGCAGCCAAATGCGATGTCCTCCGCCCGGATGCCGCCGAGCAAGACATCGGATCCGCGCTCACCAAGGCCCTGCCGATCGGTGGCGAAGGCGTGATCGTCGTGGACGCCACCGTGAGCATCGATGTGGACGAACCAACCCGGCTGGCCGCGCTCGCCACGGAACAGCTGTGGCAGAAGCACCATCGTCAGGAAGAGCTGCTGCGCCGCGAACTCGAACTGGACGAGCTGGCACGTCGCCAGGCCCGGGCACGCGAGGAGTTCCTCCAGGAGCACATCCTCGCCAACCCCGCCACCGCCCGGCTCTACACAGCCCTGGAAAGCGCGGCCGAGAACTGGCCGCGTCTAGGCGGGCCACCGACCGGTACGGATCTCGAAGAACTGGTCCGCACCGTCAGACAGTGGCAACCCGGACAGCGGTGGGTCGTTGTTGCTCAGGTGCTCCACGATTTCGTCAGCAAGCTGACCCCCGAAGGCTGCAAGGAACTCCTGACCCTGCTCGCCGGCACCGTCAAGGCATTCGGTGACGAGGACGCCGCCCGTGCCCTCACCGCCATCGCCGGCGAGTTCCAGTGAAGGTGACGCTCCTGCGCTGGCTCCTCGATCCGGTCACCAGCGTGCTGGCGGTGCGCCTCCGTGCCCAGAACCACGGCCGTATGTCGTACGAGGCAGCCTGGCGACTGGCTCGCGTCACACGGCACCCCGACGAGATGGGGTACCGCCTGTACGGCCATCTCCCGGAGGACCCACGGAGATGACCGAGCCGTCATGGCCGCAGCCAGCGTTACGTGGCCCGCCACCACGACCTGACCCGATGTGGCGGGCCCCCCGCCGCATCAGTCGGCGCCATCTGCGAACTCGCGGCAGCAACCGTTGCCGAGACCTGCGCGGAACACAGTGCCCGTGCCCCCTTGGGAGATGATCTTCCTCCGGACGCCCACTGAACCCCATCACCACCACACCACACCAGCCGTCTGACCAGGACAAATACTGACCAGTCCCGGTCAGGCCCCTCCTCGAACCTCATTCGGGACGAAGAGGTTGCCATTTCAAATCCCGCCGCACCGAAAGCTGTCCGGTGCGTGAGCGATGCGTGAGCGGACGGCGAAACATGAGGCCCCGAAAGCCGGACCCAGCGTCAGACCGGGTGGTGCTGACCTGCAAGAACAGCACCACCCGGCAGACACCAGCACCCCCGATCAGGTATTCGACCCCACTTGTAAAGCGAAGGTCGTCGGTTCGAATCCGACAGGGGGCTCTGAGCTTGAACAGGGAGGAAGCCCCGGGCCGGTGGATGGCCTGGGGCTTCTGGCATCTACGGGTGACATCAACGGGGCGGTCGGATCGCCCCACAGCCGTGATCAGTCTCGGTCGAGCCGCCGCTTCAGCAGCCGGTCCATGTGGCTGATCGCTTCCCGTTGGGTGTCCTGGGCGACGTGGGTTTAGACGTCCATGGCCATGCTGGTCTGGCTGTGGCCAAGGATCTCCATCAGCACGCCGGGAGCGACGACGGCCGCGGTGAGCAGGGTGGCGCAGCCGCGCCGGGCGTCGTGGAGACGGATGGTGCAAAGGCCCGCCGAGGCGGTGAGCCGGGAGAAGGAGGGGTTCAGGTTACGAGGCTCGACGGGGCGGCCGGGCCCAGGCCCAGAGGCGACGGTCCGGGGAGAGCGGGTCCAGGGTTTTGCGCGCGGTGATCAGACGGCGGGTGTGTTCGGGGGCCTAGGTGCTCCTGCATTGTTTGATGCAGGAGTGAATTGACCTGTCCGTGCTGATGGCGCAAACGGGGATTCAAGTCCGCGGATCAGGGAATGCCCCACAGGGGTTTCGTGTCACGAGGGGGAGCCTTGAGCACTCTGATCTTCGGCATCATAGCTTCTGCAGCGGCAGTATTCTCGATTCTGTTTTCTGCCTGGCAAATTCGCCAACTGACGCGGCAAACGGTTATCACCAATGGAATCGCAGCCGCATCGGCCATCTATAACAGCGTTGAAAGGCTCCACAATGTCGGTACGCTCATCTTTCAGCACCCCCAGCTGAATCAGTACTTCTTTCATGGTGCTGCTGTGCCGGAGCCTGGAGATGAGAGGGAACAGGTCCTGACTCTGGCTCACATGTTCGCCGACGCTCTGGACTATGGCCTCATGATCAAATCACTGGCTCCGGGGACAAGCGAGTATGATTGCTGGGATTATTATGTAGCTGGAATGTTCGCGACATCTCCTGCCTTACGGCAGGTTGTGTTCGATCACCCGTCATGGTGGCCGACTTTGACGCCACATCTTTCGGAGCCGCCTCCGCCAGCCACTATGCCGCGGGTTTGATTCGCTAGCTTTCGGCATCGTAGACTACTGAGCCGCCAGCCACTGTGAGTTGCACACGTGCATCTGAAATGGGTGCCGAATGGTCCGTAATGAACCCCGGGGCGAAAATATCGGTGTCCAGTAGAACAAGGTCGGCGCGGCTTCCCACCGCAATGTGGCCGCCCTGGTCGTCGTGATTGACGTACGCGGAACCGATAGTGAATGCGTCCAGGGCGTCATCCAGGTTTATGCGTTGTTCAGGGAGAAATGGGGAGTGGTCACGGTCCTGGGGTGAGATTCTGGTGACAGCCACCTCAAGTTGCTCGAGAGGGTCAGCTGTGGTCACTGCCCAGTCGCTCCCCATGGCCAGTTGAGTTCCTGACGCAAGCAACGCAGCAAACGGAAATTGCAACCTAGCCCGCTCCGCTCCAAGGAAGGGGATTGTTAGATCGTCTCTTTCGCTCGCGCTCTGCGCCCAGAACGCTTGACAATTTGCTACAACTTCCAATTCGTTGAAGCGTGCGATGTCGTCCGGCTGGACGACTTGTACGTGGGCAATGTGGTGGCGTCGATCATTCTTGCCGTTGGAGGAGCGAGCGCGGGAAATCGCATCGAGGCTTTCTCGTACGGCGCGATCTCCAATCGCGTGAAAGTGGACCTGAAACCCTTGAGTATCGAGCTCGGTGACGGCGCAGGCCAAGAGGTCTCGATCCAGATACGTGACGCCCTGCCGGTCACTATCACCACCACACCCGTCGCAATACGGCTCCAACAAAGCTCCAGTGAAGTTCTCCAGCACACCGTCCGTCATAATCTTCACTGACGTGGGGAAAAATCCCGAGCCCAAGTGCGCCATGGGCGAGACCACGGCGAGCCCATGTTCCCTGCGCTCCAACAGTTCAGGGAGTTGTTCCATTTCCCGGTTCCTGTCCCACCATAGTGCGCCGACGACTCGGGCTGTCAGTCGCCCTTGCGTAGTGAGTGACTCGTAGGCGGTTTGGGTAGCGGGAGTGACCCAGGCATCCTGCCAGCCTGTGACACCGAGAGAGTGCAGGTAACGCTGAGCATTCAGAATTGCCGCTTCCCACTCCTCTTGTTGTGGCTGCGGAATAAAATAGTCGTTGACCCAGTATGCTGCGCCTTCCTGCAAGGTCCCCAATGGATCTCCGGTAACGGAGTCACGTTCGATGCGACCGTCGACAGGGTCCGGGGTGTTCTTCGTGATGCCGGCCACCTCAAGCGCCCGAGAGTTGAGCCATGCTCCGTGCAAATCTCCGTTGAATAGAAACACTGGCCGGTCAGGTACGACGGTGTCCAGGTCCTCCTTTCGTGGACAACCATCGGGGAAGTGTTCTGCCACCCAACCACCGCCAACGATCCACGAATTGGCCCGATGACGCTGGGCGTAGGTGGCGATCTCCTCAAGGTAGGCGGATCGCCCCTTAATGCCATGAAGAGAAAGACGTCGTCTATCAAGACCCGCGAAGGGTGCGTGCACGTGACTGTCTTGGAAGCCCGGGACAACCAGCCCTCCCGATGACTCAATTACCCGCGTATGAGGTCCGATCAGGTCGCGGATGCTGGAAAAATCGCGTCCAATTGCAGCAATTCTTCCTCCGCGGACAGCTACTGCTCTAGCCCAGTGCCCCCGACCGAGGCGGACGCGAGCTCCAGTCAGAACATAATCTGCGGGCGCCCTGCGCATGCGCCCTCCAGGAGCGTTGGGTCCCTTATCCTGGCGTGTATAAGATCAACAGCACTCACAGTGAAGCTTGATGCTTCCTCCGCCCACTGTGTTACAAAAAGCCTCTCCCGCGCAGCACATGTACGTCGATCGACTCGCAACTTCACGCCAATT
This portion of the Streptomyces sp. 2114.4 genome encodes:
- a CDS encoding amidohydrolase; the protein is MRRAPADYVLTGARVRLGRGHWARAVAVRGGRIAAIGRDFSSIRDLIGPHTRVIESSGGLVVPGFQDSHVHAPFAGLDRRRLSLHGIKGRSAYLEEIATYAQRHRANSWIVGGGWVAEHFPDGCPRKEDLDTVVPDRPVFLFNGDLHGAWLNSRALEVAGITKNTPDPVDGRIERDSVTGDPLGTLQEGAAYWVNDYFIPQPQQEEWEAAILNAQRYLHSLGVTGWQDAWVTPATQTAYESLTTQGRLTARVVGALWWDRNREMEQLPELLERREHGLAVVSPMAHLGSGFFPTSVKIMTDGVLENFTGALLEPYCDGCGGDSDRQGVTYLDRDLLACAVTELDTQGFQVHFHAIGDRAVRESLDAISRARSSNGKNDRRHHIAHVQVVQPDDIARFNELEVVANCQAFWAQSASERDDLTIPFLGAERARLQFPFAALLASGTQLAMGSDWAVTTADPLEQLEVAVTRISPQDRDHSPFLPEQRINLDDALDAFTIGSAYVNHDDQGGHIAVGSRADLVLLDTDIFAPGFITDHSAPISDARVQLTVAGGSVVYDAES